DNA from Gemmatimonadales bacterium:
GGCGCCGAGCCGCAGCGTCCCCACCACGGTCTCCAGGCCGTAGCGGCGGCGCGCCTGCTCCACGACCCCGGCCGCGACGGTCGCGCTGTCCGCGGCGATGCCGTGATCGGCGTGGGCGACCACGAGGCCGAGCCCCAGCTCCGCCGCAAGGGTGGCGAACAGGTCGAGCATCGCGAGGGAGTCGCCGCCGCCCGACACGGCGAGCACCGCGAGGCCCGGCTCCGGGAACAGCCGGGCCGCGCGCAGGTGCTCGCGCAGCCGTTCCGCCAACCCTGCGTCGACCATCATCAAGGGAAAGGTGGCCGGGCCTGACCGATGCGGCAATATTGCAGGCATGAGCCAGGCAGTCGTGGTCGTCGACGCCTTCACGGACCGGCCCTTCGCCGGCAACCCCGCGGCGGTGTGCGTGCTGTCCCGCCCCGCCGAGGACGGCTGGATGCAGGCCGTGGCGCGGGAGATGAACCTCAGCGAGACCGCGTTCCTCTCTGCGGAGACGGACGGGTTCGCCCTGCGCTGGTTCACGCCGGCCGCGGAGGTGGCGCTGTGCGGGCACGCGACCCTGGCGAGCGCGCATCACCTGTGGGAATCGGGTGCCGCCGCGGAGGCGGAGCCGCTGCGCTTCCACACCAAGAGCGGCGTGCTGACGGCGACGCGGCGCGGGGCGTGGATCGAGCTCGACTTCCCGGCCAAGCCCGCCGGCGTCGCGGAGGCGCCGCCGGAGGTGGGGCGGGCGCTGGGCGCGAGCCCGGCCCGGTTCGGCA
Protein-coding regions in this window:
- a CDS encoding PhzF family phenazine biosynthesis protein, with protein sequence MSQAVVVVDAFTDRPFAGNPAAVCVLSRPAEDGWMQAVAREMNLSETAFLSAETDGFALRWFTPAAEVALCGHATLASAHHLWESGAAAEAEPLRFHTKSGVLTATRRGAWIELDFPAKPAGVAEAPPEVGRALGASPARFGISQFDCLVELASEGAVRNLRPDLGRVAALPHRGIIVTAQASSAGFDVISRFFAPRVGVPEDPVTGSAHCVLGPWWRKELGRDDFTAYQASPRGGVVKVGVRGERVLLGGQAVTVWRGELL